In Paenibacillus larvae subsp. larvae, the following proteins share a genomic window:
- a CDS encoding NUDIX hydrolase yields the protein MIALRLLAAAMLFNKQGDLLMMKRSPSRTLSPGMWGAVGGHVEPGEIRNPRAACLREIQEETGIEENQIKQFRLQYILIRLNQQELRQQFFYAGLTDAVPSITTEEGDLFWIPRNKVFVREIPFVYKEMLKHYWKHGPSPYLWLGTARRKADKTAYMEWTPLQDPLYT from the coding sequence TTGATCGCCTTAAGATTATTAGCTGCCGCCATGCTCTTTAATAAACAGGGGGATCTGCTTATGATGAAACGCTCGCCTTCCCGTACGTTGTCTCCGGGAATGTGGGGGGCAGTAGGCGGGCATGTAGAGCCTGGGGAAATCCGAAATCCAAGGGCAGCCTGTCTGCGGGAAATTCAAGAAGAAACAGGTATTGAGGAAAATCAGATTAAGCAATTCCGGCTTCAATACATACTTATACGCCTCAATCAGCAGGAACTGCGCCAGCAATTTTTTTATGCCGGGTTAACCGATGCCGTACCCAGCATAACAACAGAAGAAGGGGATTTATTTTGGATACCGCGTAACAAGGTGTTTGTGCGGGAAATCCCGTTTGTCTACAAGGAAATGCTTAAACATTATTGGAAACACGGCCCATCCCCGTACCTTTGGCTCGGTACTGCCCGAAGGAAAGCTGACAAAACCGCATATATGGAGTGGACTCCCCTTCAAGATCCGCTTTATACTTAG
- the minD gene encoding septum site-determining protein MinD yields the protein MGEAIVVTSGKGGVGKTTTSANLGTSLALQGKKVCMLDTDIGLRNLDVVMGLENRIIYDLVDVVEGQCRLQQALIKDKRFEELYLLPAAQTKDKHSVSPESVRDIVLELKKEFEFVIIDCPAGIEQGFKNAVAGADQAIVVTTPENAAVRDADRIIGLLENNNILSPKLIVNRIRNNMVKKGEMLDVDEICAVLSIDLLGIVPDEEYVIKAANSGEPTAMNPNSKAAIAYRNIARRMLGETVPLQSLEEKPGMFKKMKKFLGLG from the coding sequence ATGGGAGAGGCAATCGTGGTCACTTCAGGAAAGGGCGGCGTCGGAAAAACGACAACATCCGCCAACCTGGGCACATCCTTGGCCCTCCAAGGCAAAAAGGTGTGCATGTTAGATACCGATATCGGTCTGCGCAACCTGGATGTCGTAATGGGTCTTGAAAACCGGATTATCTATGATCTTGTTGATGTTGTAGAAGGACAATGCCGGCTGCAGCAGGCTTTGATCAAGGATAAGCGTTTTGAAGAACTGTACCTGCTTCCAGCTGCACAAACGAAGGACAAGCACTCAGTTTCTCCGGAAAGTGTCCGGGATATTGTGCTGGAGCTGAAAAAGGAATTTGAATTTGTTATCATCGATTGTCCCGCCGGAATTGAGCAAGGATTCAAAAATGCTGTTGCCGGGGCAGATCAGGCAATTGTAGTTACGACGCCGGAAAATGCCGCTGTCCGGGATGCCGACCGCATTATCGGATTACTTGAAAATAACAATATTCTCTCACCCAAATTAATTGTGAACCGAATCCGGAATAATATGGTCAAAAAGGGTGAGATGTTGGATGTGGATGAGATTTGTGCGGTACTCTCCATAGACCTGCTCGGTATTGTACCCGATGAGGAATATGTAATTAAAGCTGCTAATAGCGGGGAACCTACTGCCATGAATCCCAATTCAAAGGCTGCTATTGCTTACCGTAATATAGCAAGACGTATGCTGGGGGAAACAGTACCCCTGCAATCTTTGGAAGAAAAGCCAGGGATGTTTAAAAAAATGAAGAAGTTTCTCGGACTAGGATAG
- a CDS encoding M50 family metallopeptidase → MIKWQGTAYRFHPLFTLVLLFSVITGFFIEAITLFGIVLVHELGHVVCAKALGWRVMEVQLLPFGGVAVVDEWGGVSARDELLVAAAGPLQHVWMIGLAWLGQHISADSSGWWNYFIQANILIGLFNLLPVLPLDGGKILQGLFSYIMAYEQAIRITMRISFGLSLLMIGFALFFAAQGQIHLNLLMIGAFLLYSNWMGYRHVPYQFVRFLMKRGERTELLMNKGVMAQPLLVRKQQPIKDILKMFMKEKYHFIYVIGDQGQIHAILPEQRLIDAYFHNSKPGSAVSDLFM, encoded by the coding sequence TTGATTAAATGGCAGGGAACGGCATACCGGTTTCATCCTTTATTCACCCTCGTATTATTGTTCTCTGTAATAACGGGTTTTTTTATAGAGGCTATCACTTTATTCGGAATAGTGCTTGTACATGAACTGGGCCATGTCGTTTGCGCCAAGGCGCTCGGATGGAGAGTGATGGAAGTCCAGCTTCTCCCCTTTGGCGGAGTTGCAGTTGTGGATGAGTGGGGAGGCGTCTCAGCGCGTGATGAACTTCTGGTAGCAGCGGCAGGGCCGCTTCAGCATGTTTGGATGATAGGGCTTGCATGGCTGGGGCAGCATATATCGGCTGATTCTTCGGGCTGGTGGAACTATTTTATCCAGGCCAATATCCTGATTGGCCTGTTTAATTTGCTTCCTGTCCTTCCATTGGATGGAGGGAAAATTTTACAAGGGCTGTTCAGCTATATCATGGCTTACGAGCAGGCAATCAGAATAACGATGCGGATCAGTTTTGGTTTGAGTTTGCTTATGATCGGATTTGCCTTATTTTTCGCGGCCCAAGGACAAATACACTTGAATTTGCTCATGATTGGAGCATTTCTTTTATATTCAAATTGGATGGGTTACCGGCATGTGCCCTACCAGTTTGTCCGTTTTCTGATGAAGCGGGGAGAACGAACCGAATTATTGATGAATAAAGGTGTTATGGCCCAGCCTTTGCTCGTCCGAAAGCAGCAGCCAATTAAAGATATTCTCAAGATGTTTATGAAAGAAAAATATCATTTTATTTATGTTATAGGGGATCAGGGCCAAATCCATGCCATTTTGCCTGAGCAGCGGCTGATTGATGCCTATTTCCATAACTCCAAGCCGGGGAGTGCAGTTTCCGATCTTTTCATGTAG
- the rpmA gene encoding 50S ribosomal protein L27 encodes MLQLNLQLFASKKGVGSTKNGRDSIAKRLGVKRADGQVVTAGSILVRQRGTKIHPGNNVGIGSDDTLFAKVEGVVKFERWGRDRKKVSVYPVESAPVAATVEA; translated from the coding sequence ATGTTACAACTTAATCTTCAGTTGTTCGCTTCCAAAAAGGGAGTGGGTTCCACCAAGAACGGTCGTGACAGTATTGCAAAACGTCTTGGCGTTAAGCGTGCTGACGGACAAGTGGTAACTGCAGGAAGCATTCTTGTTCGCCAACGCGGAACAAAGATTCATCCTGGTAACAACGTAGGCATCGGTTCGGACGATACACTTTTTGCAAAAGTGGAAGGTGTAGTGAAGTTCGAGCGCTGGGGACGTGACCGTAAGAAAGTGAGCGTATATCCAGTTGAATCCGCACCGGTTGCTGCAACCGTTGAAGCTTAA
- the obgE gene encoding GTPase ObgE: MFIDKAKIYVKGGDGGDGLIAFRREKYVPEGGPAGGDGGNGGNVIFRVDEGLRTLVDFRYQKHFKAQRGEKGRNKAQHGANAEHMIVRVPPGTVVIDDDTMEVIADLTRHGQEVIVAKGGRGGRGNMRFATPKNSAPEIAENGEEGQERWVVLELKVMADVGLVGFPSVGKSTLLSIVSGARPKIGAYHFTTLTPNLGVVDVGDGRSFVMADLPGLIQGAHEGVGLGHEFLRHVERTRVIAHVLDMAATEGRDPYDDYQKINDELKLYNAKLEERPQIVVANKMDMPEAEEHLEQFKANLSKAGDEVEIVPISAVSRSGVQVLMYKIADLLETIPETALVEEIKEVEERKVYRLEKKDEKDFTIRRENDTFVVESESLEKLIRRTNFSSQEGVLRFVRILRNMGLDHELRKRGAVDGMTIRINDYEFEFVEHE, from the coding sequence ATGTTTATAGATAAAGCAAAAATTTATGTAAAAGGCGGAGACGGCGGAGACGGCCTGATTGCCTTCAGGCGTGAAAAATATGTCCCCGAAGGCGGACCTGCGGGTGGAGACGGCGGAAATGGCGGAAATGTAATTTTTCGCGTGGATGAAGGACTTCGCACTCTGGTTGATTTCAGATATCAAAAGCATTTTAAGGCACAGCGTGGTGAAAAAGGTCGGAATAAGGCACAGCATGGTGCTAATGCCGAGCATATGATCGTAAGGGTTCCTCCAGGTACGGTTGTTATTGATGATGATACCATGGAGGTGATAGCTGACCTTACACGTCACGGACAGGAAGTGATTGTGGCGAAAGGCGGCCGTGGAGGCCGCGGCAATATGCGTTTTGCGACGCCCAAAAACTCAGCGCCCGAAATTGCGGAAAACGGGGAAGAAGGCCAGGAGCGATGGGTTGTGCTTGAACTCAAGGTGATGGCGGATGTTGGACTTGTCGGATTTCCGAGTGTAGGTAAATCCACACTTCTGTCTATAGTTTCAGGTGCTCGTCCTAAAATCGGAGCTTATCATTTTACTACGCTTACCCCCAATCTTGGTGTAGTGGATGTGGGAGATGGCCGGAGCTTTGTCATGGCGGATCTGCCGGGCCTGATCCAGGGAGCCCATGAAGGGGTCGGGCTGGGACATGAGTTTTTAAGGCATGTGGAACGTACGCGTGTCATTGCTCATGTTCTTGATATGGCAGCAACTGAAGGCAGAGATCCTTATGATGATTATCAAAAAATTAATGACGAACTTAAATTGTATAATGCCAAGCTGGAAGAACGCCCGCAAATTGTAGTCGCAAATAAAATGGACATGCCGGAAGCAGAGGAGCATTTGGAGCAGTTCAAGGCAAACCTTTCTAAGGCAGGAGATGAGGTAGAGATCGTACCGATCTCAGCAGTTTCCCGCAGCGGGGTACAGGTATTGATGTACAAAATTGCGGATCTGTTGGAGACCATTCCTGAAACGGCTCTCGTTGAAGAAATCAAAGAAGTGGAAGAAAGAAAGGTTTACCGTCTGGAGAAGAAAGACGAAAAAGATTTTACCATCCGCCGTGAGAATGATACGTTTGTAGTAGAGAGTGAAAGTCTTGAAAAGCTGATTAGGCGGACCAACTTCAGCTCTCAGGAAGGGGTCTTACGTTTTGTGCGCATATTGCGGAATATGGGGCTTGATCATGAGCTTCGCAAACGGGGAGCCGTTGATGGGATGACGATCCGGATTAACGATTACGAATTCGAGTTTGTAGAACATGAATAA
- the mreC gene encoding rod shape-determining protein MreC, translated as MFKFMGNKRLIVLLLGLICFFILMGFTLVNRFQVTWPEKVFKDSVSWVQGIFYKPAGAVAGFFDDLGELKTIYKENQVLKQQVVKYAEDTQRLNFLEQKTKRLEELLEFTEEQKKVNNYKYHAAEVIASSNEAYNNTVTVNLGEKDGIKTDMAVMTVDGLIGRVIRVSGFTSTVQLLTNVSDTDMNSKAIAVTTKKSPDSDKPESYGIIENYENNMLVMNRVEKDDPIQEGDEVITSGLGQVYPAGIRVGKVVSRKPGDLGVNDKVLVEPYANFSHIREVLIVEVPEVK; from the coding sequence TTGTTTAAATTTATGGGGAACAAAAGGCTTATCGTCTTGCTGCTCGGTCTGATCTGCTTCTTTATTCTTATGGGCTTCACCCTGGTGAACAGATTTCAAGTCACATGGCCGGAAAAAGTATTTAAGGATTCCGTTTCCTGGGTGCAGGGGATTTTCTACAAACCGGCCGGTGCAGTTGCCGGATTCTTTGATGATCTGGGTGAATTGAAAACCATATATAAAGAAAATCAGGTGCTGAAACAGCAAGTGGTGAAATATGCGGAAGATACGCAGCGTTTGAATTTTCTTGAACAAAAAACCAAGCGCTTAGAGGAACTGCTAGAGTTCACGGAAGAACAAAAAAAGGTCAACAATTATAAGTATCACGCCGCGGAGGTTATAGCTTCCAGCAATGAAGCCTATAACAACACCGTTACCGTTAACCTTGGGGAGAAAGACGGAATCAAAACGGATATGGCAGTCATGACGGTAGACGGCCTGATAGGCCGGGTTATACGGGTATCCGGATTCACCTCTACGGTACAGCTGCTAACCAATGTAAGTGATACGGATATGAACTCAAAGGCCATTGCGGTTACAACAAAAAAGAGTCCTGATAGTGACAAGCCCGAATCATACGGAATTATAGAAAATTACGAAAATAACATGCTTGTCATGAACCGTGTGGAGAAAGACGATCCCATTCAGGAAGGGGATGAGGTTATCACCTCCGGTCTCGGACAGGTGTATCCTGCGGGTATCCGAGTGGGGAAAGTGGTTTCCAGAAAGCCGGGAGACTTGGGTGTGAACGATAAAGTACTGGTGGAACCTTATGCCAATTTTTCTCATATCCGGGAAGTCCTGATCGTTGAAGTTCCTGAGGTGAAATGA
- a CDS encoding Spo0B domain-containing protein, which translates to MKQSNDTLRLIYGLLVICLIMMVALSLNVWYRTGLGVTMIALLFLVVYLHRFASVERSKSQREEAELHHQQELLHIVHHLRHDWMNDVQIMYSYTQLQKYDKLHTAMDKINMKLQRESLLSKLGDPGIISFIYAYRVNRQAPFSLEVELEKEIQLRHVDPSPGLVGTQIKEWILCFGEAALQTNKEELNFLNLEMDVEEGELLLDFIYRGDYEKAKLQQILEQKRSRWKETRIEPAEFDDHEAAVTVRLPYRNK; encoded by the coding sequence ATGAAGCAGTCGAATGATACCTTAAGATTGATTTACGGTCTTTTGGTGATTTGTCTCATTATGATGGTGGCTTTATCTTTAAATGTATGGTATCGGACTGGTCTTGGAGTGACCATGATTGCCCTTTTGTTTCTCGTTGTATATCTGCACAGGTTTGCTTCTGTGGAACGGTCAAAGTCCCAGCGAGAGGAAGCAGAGCTACATCATCAGCAGGAACTGCTTCACATTGTTCACCACCTCCGACATGATTGGATGAATGATGTGCAAATCATGTATAGCTATACGCAGCTTCAAAAGTATGATAAATTACATACCGCCATGGACAAGATAAATATGAAATTACAGCGTGAAAGTCTGCTGTCCAAGTTAGGCGATCCGGGAATTATTTCTTTCATATATGCGTACCGCGTTAACCGACAGGCCCCCTTTTCTTTGGAAGTTGAATTGGAAAAAGAGATTCAGCTCCGGCATGTTGATCCAAGTCCGGGATTAGTAGGAACTCAAATCAAAGAATGGATTCTCTGTTTTGGGGAAGCGGCTCTACAGACAAACAAAGAGGAGCTTAATTTTCTAAATCTGGAGATGGATGTAGAAGAAGGCGAGCTTCTTTTAGATTTTATTTATCGGGGAGACTATGAGAAAGCAAAATTACAGCAAATTCTGGAGCAAAAGCGGAGCCGATGGAAGGAAACGCGTATAGAACCGGCGGAATTTGACGATCATGAAGCGGCGGTAACAGTTCGGCTGCCCTACCGGAATAAATGA
- a CDS encoding ribonuclease E/G gives MQAAFVDIGLEKNAFLYIDDVLPEGLGKRKDFKPSIEEVLKPDQTLLVQVIKEPEGRKGAKVSTHISLPGRWIVYLPYAGYVAVSRKIAHEDERNRLKQITETFGKKRK, from the coding sequence ATGCAGGCAGCTTTTGTAGATATTGGATTAGAGAAAAACGCTTTTTTATACATAGATGATGTTCTTCCCGAAGGACTTGGAAAAAGGAAAGATTTCAAGCCTTCTATTGAGGAGGTACTAAAGCCTGATCAGACTTTGCTGGTACAGGTGATCAAGGAACCGGAGGGGAGAAAAGGAGCCAAGGTAAGTACTCATATCTCTCTGCCCGGCCGATGGATTGTGTACCTGCCTTACGCCGGGTATGTTGCCGTTTCCCGAAAAATAGCTCATGAGGATGAACGAAACAGACTGAAGCAAATAACTGAAACGTTCGGCAAAAAAAGAAAATAA
- the rplU gene encoding 50S ribosomal protein L21, producing the protein MYAIIETGGKQYKVQEGDVLLIEKLEVNEGDVVTFDRVLAVSKEDGLVLGAPVVDGAAVSAKVEKQGKSRKILVYKYKAKKNYRRKQGHRQPYTKVVIDKIQA; encoded by the coding sequence ATGTACGCAATTATCGAAACTGGCGGAAAACAATACAAAGTTCAAGAAGGCGACGTGCTTTTGATTGAGAAGCTCGAAGTGAACGAAGGCGATGTAGTAACTTTTGACCGTGTACTGGCTGTATCCAAAGAGGATGGGCTTGTATTGGGAGCTCCTGTAGTGGATGGTGCTGCTGTTTCCGCTAAAGTGGAAAAGCAAGGCAAATCCCGCAAGATTCTCGTTTACAAATACAAAGCGAAAAAGAACTACCGTCGTAAGCAAGGACATCGTCAACCTTATACTAAAGTTGTGATTGACAAAATCCAGGCTTAA
- a CDS encoding ribosomal-processing cysteine protease Prp — protein sequence MIYITIERRSEEEPAITSYRVEGHAMYADPGKDIVCSAVSAITVGTVNSVGVLTGQILGAEMEEGWLEVIVPSDLPDSSAAQVQLLLESMVVMLSSIEDNYGDYITLQTTYGKGG from the coding sequence ATGATTTATATAACGATAGAGCGGCGATCTGAAGAAGAACCGGCGATAACCTCATATCGGGTAGAGGGACATGCTATGTATGCTGATCCTGGTAAGGATATTGTCTGTTCAGCGGTATCTGCTATTACAGTGGGAACCGTAAATTCGGTGGGAGTGCTGACAGGGCAGATACTCGGTGCGGAGATGGAAGAAGGATGGCTGGAAGTCATCGTTCCTTCGGATCTGCCTGATTCATCGGCTGCACAAGTTCAGCTGCTTCTTGAATCCATGGTCGTAATGCTTAGTTCAATCGAAGATAATTACGGTGATTATATAACACTACAAACAACCTATGGCAAAGGAGGTTGA
- the minC gene encoding septum site-determining protein MinC, with amino-acid sequence MTAVKHHVTIKGVKDGLIFLLEDTCEFEVLVQELRNKLEHTHQQILTGPIVHVHVKLGKRNVTEEEKEQIRAIIGQKGNLLIQSIERDPEVEKNVGRTITTMCGIVRSGQTVYHDGDLLYMGDVNPGGTILCTGNIYIMGSLRGMAHAGLEGDENAIIASSYLRPTQLRIAHLISRPPDEWGIEETSMEFAYIKDGKMEIDKLNHFHRLGLV; translated from the coding sequence ATGACTGCAGTCAAGCACCATGTTACGATTAAAGGAGTCAAAGACGGCCTAATCTTTCTTCTCGAAGATACGTGTGAATTTGAGGTTTTAGTTCAAGAGCTGAGGAACAAACTGGAACATACGCACCAGCAAATCTTGACCGGACCAATCGTACATGTTCATGTGAAACTCGGCAAGCGGAACGTAACGGAAGAAGAGAAAGAACAGATCAGAGCCATCATTGGCCAAAAAGGAAATTTACTAATTCAGTCCATAGAAAGAGACCCTGAAGTGGAGAAAAATGTCGGGCGTACCATAACGACAATGTGCGGCATTGTCCGCTCCGGTCAAACGGTCTACCACGACGGGGATCTTCTTTATATGGGAGATGTGAATCCGGGAGGAACGATACTCTGTACCGGAAATATTTATATTATGGGTTCTCTTAGGGGGATGGCCCATGCGGGGTTAGAAGGGGACGAAAATGCTATTATTGCTTCCTCTTACCTGAGGCCTACCCAGCTGAGAATTGCCCACCTGATTAGCCGTCCTCCAGACGAATGGGGCATTGAGGAAACCTCTATGGAGTTTGCTTATATTAAGGACGGCAAAATGGAAATTGACAAATTGAACCATTTTCACCGTTTAGGTCTGGTCTGA
- the mreD gene encoding rod shape-determining protein MreD has translation MFNRNLLWMILLGVMILEGSLVHWLIPSAWQKQVFVSPNILLIVIMYIGLYRHRHSALVHGIIFGLLHDLLYYGNMIGVYAFGFGLVGYLVGLVSRRKPPLMATSLLLIATGELLFELSNYGLNYLFNITHVDFRYVLTHIVLPSVLFNLLIALLLYIPMRKLFEYIGTVQEDRFH, from the coding sequence ATGTTCAACCGAAACCTGCTTTGGATGATACTGCTCGGTGTAATGATTTTAGAAGGTTCTTTGGTTCATTGGCTGATTCCAAGTGCGTGGCAAAAGCAAGTGTTTGTTTCTCCCAATATTTTGCTGATCGTAATTATGTATATCGGACTCTATAGACACCGCCACAGTGCGCTTGTACACGGTATTATATTTGGTTTGCTTCATGATTTACTATACTATGGCAACATGATCGGGGTATATGCATTTGGATTCGGACTTGTAGGTTATCTTGTCGGCCTCGTCAGCCGCCGTAAACCTCCTCTTATGGCCACCAGTCTTCTATTGATAGCTACTGGGGAACTTCTGTTTGAACTTAGCAATTATGGCCTGAATTATCTGTTTAATATTACCCATGTAGACTTCCGGTACGTACTTACGCATATTGTGCTGCCTAGTGTACTGTTTAATTTGCTGATTGCTCTTCTTCTATACATCCCGATGCGGAAACTGTTTGAGTACATAGGGACAGTACAGGAAGATCGTTTTCATTAA
- a CDS encoding M23 family metallopeptidase produces the protein MEHKDKLKERRQKKLEALKQQGRRLPFEEEPPFPPYRQENRVYADFKSGSPTHPAGNSAQESSQQIREELEKWSDPEYVWEQKYRREFLSPSAYETGEGPRGPFFRKQMIKLAISTVLFASIWGLFQMQGPWAEKGREVIKTSLTQSFQFDVVAAWYQEKFDGAPSFLPTFRTSKQEAVKAISQEKRTFYVPVKGKIQLPFTEEHPGLAFQVPSGKSVSALDAGQVTYVGEKAETGLTVIICHSGGVESTYGFLQKTAVELNDWIKGGENVGVLGEAEGEKPNFYFSMAKDGKPINPSDVMKFD, from the coding sequence ATGGAACATAAGGATAAGTTAAAGGAACGGAGGCAGAAAAAACTGGAGGCCCTCAAACAGCAGGGAAGGAGACTGCCTTTTGAAGAAGAACCACCCTTTCCGCCATATCGGCAGGAAAACCGTGTATATGCTGATTTCAAGTCTGGCAGCCCTACACATCCTGCCGGAAATTCAGCACAGGAGAGTTCACAACAGATTCGGGAGGAACTTGAAAAATGGTCGGATCCTGAGTATGTATGGGAACAAAAATACCGCAGAGAGTTTTTAAGCCCTTCAGCCTATGAAACTGGGGAAGGACCGCGTGGCCCCTTCTTCCGTAAACAAATGATAAAACTTGCAATCAGTACGGTTCTGTTTGCTTCCATATGGGGGCTGTTCCAGATGCAGGGTCCATGGGCAGAGAAAGGACGGGAAGTGATCAAGACAAGTCTGACACAATCTTTTCAGTTTGATGTAGTAGCCGCTTGGTACCAGGAAAAATTTGATGGGGCCCCTTCTTTCCTGCCAACATTTCGTACCAGTAAGCAGGAAGCTGTTAAGGCGATTTCGCAGGAAAAGAGAACGTTTTATGTGCCTGTCAAAGGTAAGATCCAACTTCCCTTTACAGAAGAACATCCCGGTTTAGCCTTTCAAGTTCCATCAGGTAAATCTGTTTCCGCTTTGGATGCAGGACAGGTTACTTATGTTGGCGAAAAAGCAGAAACCGGCCTGACTGTGATCATCTGTCATTCGGGAGGAGTGGAATCGACGTACGGATTTTTACAAAAGACGGCAGTTGAACTGAATGACTGGATTAAAGGTGGGGAGAACGTAGGAGTATTGGGAGAGGCGGAAGGCGAAAAGCCCAATTTTTATTTCTCTATGGCCAAAGACGGCAAACCGATCAACCCATCGGATGTGATGAAATTTGATTAA
- a CDS encoding FtsW/RodA/SpoVE family cell cycle protein has protein sequence MLHKLKRIDGIIVTLLLLLMTLSIFIVYSATIDDSFINVSVWKSVTFCLIGIAAFLVVSLIDYRWLLKWIWYPYGVATVLLVLVMKFASKINGATGWFSLPGGLQFQPAELMKLVLILALAHWLGRRQGEPLGLARDLFPAGIITFLPFVIVLMHPDLGNAIIYIVILVGILWIANIRISHALAITLIIGGILFTGIYIYVQFHDQINDFLNPILKEVGISHWLQRIDTFLFPDKASHNASFQSVNAIQAIGSGGLTGEGYLQGTSIHSNFIPLAYSDSIFVIIGEEFGFRGSALLLILYFVLIYRMILIAIQCKNKAGSYLVIGVVSMFVFQIFQNIGMMIGVMPITGITLPFISYGGTSLMINMLSMGLVMSVQLHPTRLGDEEYMGD, from the coding sequence TTGCTTCATAAATTAAAAAGAATTGATGGCATTATTGTTACATTGCTTCTTTTGTTAATGACATTGAGTATTTTCATTGTTTACAGTGCCACGATTGATGATTCTTTCATTAATGTAAGTGTTTGGAAAAGCGTGACTTTTTGTCTGATTGGGATTGCGGCATTTCTTGTGGTCAGCCTAATCGATTACCGCTGGTTATTGAAATGGATCTGGTACCCGTATGGCGTTGCAACGGTTTTACTCGTTCTTGTTATGAAATTTGCTTCCAAAATCAATGGGGCTACAGGCTGGTTCAGTCTGCCCGGCGGGTTACAATTTCAGCCTGCCGAATTAATGAAACTCGTATTGATTCTGGCCTTGGCCCACTGGCTGGGAAGACGTCAGGGCGAGCCCCTTGGATTGGCGAGAGATCTCTTTCCTGCAGGGATTATTACATTTTTACCGTTTGTTATTGTGCTCATGCATCCGGATCTTGGAAATGCCATCATATATATCGTTATTTTGGTTGGTATTTTATGGATAGCCAATATTAGGATTTCACATGCTTTGGCCATTACTTTAATAATTGGAGGAATCCTGTTCACGGGAATATATATCTATGTTCAGTTTCATGATCAGATTAATGATTTTCTTAATCCAATTTTAAAGGAAGTAGGGATTTCTCACTGGCTCCAAAGGATTGATACGTTTCTCTTCCCGGATAAAGCTTCGCATAATGCAAGTTTCCAGTCTGTAAATGCCATTCAAGCGATTGGTTCGGGAGGATTAACGGGTGAAGGGTATTTGCAGGGGACGTCTATTCACAGCAACTTTATTCCACTTGCTTATTCCGATTCCATTTTTGTTATTATCGGGGAAGAGTTTGGTTTCCGGGGATCGGCTTTGCTGTTGATATTATATTTTGTTTTGATTTACCGTATGATTCTCATTGCTATTCAATGTAAAAACAAAGCTGGTTCCTACTTGGTGATCGGTGTTGTATCTATGTTCGTCTTTCAAATTTTCCAAAATATTGGAATGATGATCGGGGTAATGCCGATAACGGGAATTACGCTTCCATTTATTAGTTACGGAGGAACCTCACTCATGATTAACATGTTATCTATGGGACTGGTCATGAGTGTTCAACTCCATCCAACGCGGCTCGGTGATGAGGAATATATGGGAGATTAG